The following proteins are encoded in a genomic region of Gloeomargarita sp. SKYB120:
- a CDS encoding long-chain acyl-[acyl-carrier-protein] reductase produces MFGLIGHLTSLEVAQSLADRLGYPEYAEQGLDFWCMAPPHILDEIKVRSVTGQVIEGRYVESCFVPEMLAQNRFKAATRKVLNAMAHAQKHGIDITALGGFTSIIFENFNLEQIREVRNVALDFRRFTTGNTHTAYIITQQMELAARDMDINLARATILVCGASGDIGSAVCRWVAHAYPNADLILVARNQQRLQAFRQELGTGRWMSLEEGLPLADVIVWVASMPKGIDIDPAVLKNPCLVIDGGYPKNLRTRIQRPGVRVLQGGMVEHALEIDWRIMEWANLTDPSRHLYACFAEAMLLEFEGWYTNFSWGRNQITLEKMAQIGAVSRKHGFQPLLS; encoded by the coding sequence ATGTTTGGACTCATTGGCCATCTCACTAGCCTGGAAGTTGCTCAGTCCCTGGCCGACCGCCTGGGTTATCCAGAGTACGCGGAGCAAGGGTTGGACTTTTGGTGCATGGCCCCGCCCCACATCCTCGATGAAATCAAGGTGCGCAGCGTCACAGGGCAGGTGATCGAAGGCCGGTACGTGGAGTCCTGCTTTGTGCCGGAGATGCTCGCCCAAAACCGATTCAAAGCGGCGACGCGCAAGGTTTTGAACGCCATGGCCCACGCCCAAAAACATGGCATTGACATCACAGCGCTCGGGGGCTTTACCTCCATCATTTTTGAAAACTTCAACCTGGAGCAAATTCGCGAAGTGCGCAACGTGGCCCTGGACTTCCGCCGCTTTACCACGGGCAACACCCACACCGCCTACATCATCACGCAGCAGATGGAATTGGCGGCGCGGGACATGGACATCAACCTGGCGCGGGCGACCATTTTGGTGTGCGGCGCTAGCGGGGACATTGGCAGCGCCGTGTGCCGGTGGGTGGCCCATGCCTACCCCAACGCCGACCTGATTCTGGTGGCCCGCAATCAACAGCGGTTGCAGGCGTTTCGCCAGGAACTGGGCACGGGACGGTGGATGTCGCTGGAGGAAGGGTTACCTTTAGCGGATGTGATTGTATGGGTGGCCAGTATGCCCAAGGGGATCGACATTGACCCGGCGGTGCTCAAAAATCCCTGCCTGGTGATTGACGGGGGGTATCCCAAGAATTTGCGGACCCGTATCCAGCGCCCAGGCGTGCGGGTACTGCAGGGGGGCATGGTGGAACACGCGCTGGAGATTGACTGGCGGATCATGGAGTGGGCGAATTTAACCGACCCCAGCCGCCATCTCTACGCTTGTTTTGCCGAGGCGATGCTGCTGGAGTTTGAGGGCTGGTACACCAATTTCTCCTGGGGCCGCAACCAGATCACGCTGGAAAAAATGGCGCAAATTGGAGCGGTTTCCCGCAAGCACGGCTTTCAACCCCTACTGAGCTAA
- a CDS encoding aldehyde oxygenase (deformylating), giving the protein MTAAVTLDYHSDTYRDAYSRINGIVIVGEQEAADNYCKIAELLPAHREELLALAKMESRHKKGFEACGRNLNVTPDLTFAQQFFQRLRANFQAAFAAGNVVACLLIQALIIESFAIAAYNIYIPVADPFARKITEGVVKDEYLHLNFGQRWLKEHFAEVKEALKEANRQNLPLVWQMLNEVEQDAATLGMEKAALVEDFLIAYGDALADIGFNTREVMQMTAMGLAAV; this is encoded by the coding sequence ATGACGGCAGCAGTGACCCTCGATTACCACAGCGACACCTATCGGGATGCCTATAGTCGCATCAACGGGATTGTAATCGTAGGGGAACAGGAAGCGGCGGATAACTACTGCAAAATCGCCGAGCTGCTGCCGGCCCATCGGGAAGAATTGCTGGCGCTGGCCAAAATGGAAAGCCGCCATAAAAAGGGCTTTGAGGCCTGTGGACGCAACCTGAACGTCACGCCCGATTTGACCTTTGCCCAGCAGTTTTTCCAGCGGTTGCGCGCAAATTTTCAGGCGGCGTTTGCAGCAGGGAACGTCGTCGCCTGCTTGCTCATTCAGGCCCTGATCATTGAGTCCTTTGCCATTGCTGCCTATAACATCTACATCCCCGTCGCTGACCCCTTCGCCCGCAAGATTACCGAAGGAGTGGTCAAGGATGAATACCTGCATCTGAACTTTGGTCAACGGTGGCTCAAGGAACATTTCGCTGAGGTGAAGGAAGCCCTGAAGGAAGCCAATCGGCAGAATTTGCCCCTGGTCTGGCAGATGCTGAATGAAGTGGAGCAGGATGCAGCCACGTTAGGGATGGAAAAGGCGGCGCTGGTGGAAGATTTCCTGATTGCCTATGGGGACGCCCTGGCGGACATTGGCTTTAACACCCGCGAAGTGATGCAGATGACGGCCATGGGTCTGGCGGCGGTCTGA